In Coleofasciculus sp. FACHB-T130, the sequence ACGGTTAATGTGACTCAAGGGTCATTAGCCGGACAATCATATAGTGGAACGCTTAGCTACGATGATTCAACCTTAAAAGGCACTGGAGTTGAAAAATTGGGCGTTGCTCAGGGCTTAAGAGTTTGCATGAATTATTTCGGACGCAATTACTCAGAAACGAGCGATCGCGACTATCCAAAATTTCCAACGCTTGTGTTTAAAAACGGCGATATCAACCATCTAGACTTTTGGATACAGCCGCAAAAGCGTGTTGTCTGGTGGAACTTACCTGGATGGGAAGTCAATTTATCAAAGAGACAAGCTGGTGCTGACGTTCCAAATTGCGCTAAGTCTAATCCCTAATTATTACGCCATTTGTCATGAGTCATTAATCCGTAGCAAGGGCTAATGACTCACGAATCAATTACCCAAATAGCTATTTGCTATCGCCTTGACCTGTTACTTTCTCAACCAGTTCTTTGGCTCCTTCAACTAAGCCATTCTCTGCCTGTGGCCCTTTGTTTGCTTTTACACTTTCGTTGTAAATCTCATCCTGCTTATCTGGATTCCGAGCCTGTTCTGCGGCTTCTTCGTAAGCTTCTTCTCGAAAACTAGCGTCTTCAGTAGGGTCTGAAGTACGGTTAATATTTGCACTTGAGCTTGTCGCTGCATAAGCAGGCTGATTTGCAAAAATGAATAAATTGGAGAGGCTAAGCAAACTCACCGTAACCAGAATCAAAATACTGTTGCGAAATGCTTGCCCTAATGCTGAAAAAATGCGCTGCATTATTTAATTCTCCTTGTTGTTGTATTTCGTAGAATCTGGCAATACGCGAGAATCGCTGACCATCAAGGTCATTTATAGAACCAGTGGTCGATTGATTAGACCAGAGAGATTCTACGGGTATGGCGATCGCGCACCCTTCTGCCGCAAGATATATTCAAGGAGTCAAAATAATTAAAGATTGTTACAAGTCATAGGTCATGGGTCAGTAACAAAGAATGCATGACCCATAACGATGGACTGGTGACTAATGACTTAATTAGCCTTAGACAAGGGATTTTTTATTCGGATACCGCAGACTCAAACAATTGCCCAAAGGCATCTAGGATCTGCTTAGGGATGGCTCGCGGACGCATTGCGGCAAGATCCACCCACACCCACAACGCCTCTGCTGTCACTAATAGCGGAGCTTCTTCCTGTTTGCGGATTTCATAGCGACGGATGGCACGGGTTCCTTGAATTAGGTGCAGCCAGGTGGTAATTTCTAAGCGATCGCCTGCAACAGCAGAACGCAAATAGTCTATCTCGATCCGCCGCATTACAAAGCCGCCGCCGAGTTCCTGGTAGACTTTCTGGTTAAAGCCGAGATGTTCATCGTGTTCGACTGCTGCATGTTCTAGGTAATGCTGATAGACTGCGTTGTTAACGTGCCCCAAGGAGTCCATCTCGTGGTATCGCACGCGCAGTCGGCTTATGAACTTTTGCATCCGTTAATCAGAATATTTTTTCCAACTTTCAGGCTAGCCCATCGTTTTACAGAATAAAAGCTCCTTTTGCATCCCTAAAGCTATGTGCCAAAACCGATACCGCTAGTCCCATCTTTTAAGCCACTTTGTTGATTCTTGTGTTCGTTTGTGTGTTCATTTTTCGGTTCATTGTCAATATCACTTTCATCGCGCGGCTGCAACAATGCCAGGTGAAAGGCTTGTCTTGTTTGGGAATTTAAGTAACGCTCTTGTAGGGGTTGCCACTCTTGCCATGCTTCATAAACAGTTTGATCTAGCTGTTCAGTTAGCGTCGGTAGTTGGTGTTTGAGCTTGGAGTGCAAGACATCACTCAGCACATCTACTAAAACAACGCAGTCTTGAATTTTTCCCAAAGTTTCCTGAACTGACTTTACGTCTTGCAGATAACCTGCATAAGCAGGGCCATAGAAGTCAGAAAATAGTTCCATTTGGTAACGCACGCGCTTGGCTTCTTTTCGCAAGCTGTGGAGAACTTCTCCCTCATCTGCTAAAAGTCGCGATACAGCTGATTGTTTTAGTTCTTTGCCTTCAATCTGTCCTGCTTTAAATTCAACTCCTAGCAACCAACCTGGATGGAGCAATAACTGACTTATCTCTGGCAACAGTAAATCTGGCAGAACCGGCTCTACCGGCATCTGAGCAATTTCTTGATAAGTCGGATGCTTCAACCACCCTTGCAACGATTGCTTGAGTTTGTTGTATTGCTGATGCTCTAGGGTATCCCGGACTTGTTCTAGCGCGTGCTGGCGCTGTTTATCTAGAGCATTCATCGCCTCTTTTAAAGATTTCTGTTCTTTAGAGGGTAAATTCGGATGGTAACGATTTTTTAGGGCGTCCTGAAGCACGTCTAAATCCCGCAAACCGCCAAGACGATGACCAATTTTGCCAATCTTGTTTTCTTGAGCTGACTTGGGAAGATCCAGCGCGGGTGCAAAGCCCTTTACCGCCGAACGCAGGCGACGAATTCCCACGCGCATCTGGTGTAACGCTTCTGGATCTTTGTCTTTGATAACATCAGATTCGTGCTTAATCGTT encodes:
- a CDS encoding thioesterase family protein; translated protein: MQKFISRLRVRYHEMDSLGHVNNAVYQHYLEHAAVEHDEHLGFNQKVYQELGGGFVMRRIEIDYLRSAVAGDRLEITTWLHLIQGTRAIRRYEIRKQEEAPLLVTAEALWVWVDLAAMRPRAIPKQILDAFGQLFESAVSE
- a CDS encoding CHAD domain-containing protein gives rise to the protein MKKHTQEKAKTLGDWAYLAIEKHFQKTIKHESDVIKDKDPEALHQMRVGIRRLRSAVKGFAPALDLPKSAQENKIGKIGHRLGGLRDLDVLQDALKNRYHPNLPSKEQKSLKEAMNALDKQRQHALEQVRDTLEHQQYNKLKQSLQGWLKHPTYQEIAQMPVEPVLPDLLLPEISQLLLHPGWLLGVEFKAGQIEGKELKQSAVSRLLADEGEVLHSLRKEAKRVRYQMELFSDFYGPAYAGYLQDVKSVQETLGKIQDCVVLVDVLSDVLHSKLKHQLPTLTEQLDQTVYEAWQEWQPLQERYLNSQTRQAFHLALLQPRDESDIDNEPKNEHTNEHKNQQSGLKDGTSGIGFGT